The DNA window TGATGTTAAATCAGATGTAGTGGGGAATCTTCTTTCCGTAATCGGTGAAAATACCGGAGCCGGGGAAATAGGCCAGTGCTGGTGGTGTCCGGCATTTCAAAACGGTCTATGTGATTCTTCAAGGCAGACTTCGTTTAAGCCTTCATATTCATATTTGATGAAAATTTATAATAAAAATTTTGATCCTAAAAAGCGTAGGGCTTACTGTCTGGGGCTGTCGGAGCAGTTTCATAAAAATGCATGGCCGCTGCCTGAATGCAGGCTTAACGAGTGGTGCGCTTTAATAAATATCAATAAAGCACGGATCGATACAATGCCTTTTGGAAAAGCCGCCCCCATAGGGGCTTTAGTTGCTTCCGGAGCTTTTATCGGCGAGGCGGGCGATCAGGCCGTATGTCTGGATACAGGTGTACAATGGTTCAGAGACATGAGTTTAAATGGTCACTCATTTATGCATTATGATGTGAATCAGGATATTGAGCATGACCGCAGGGGGAATGCCGCGTTGGGAGCTCCTGAGTTATATGTGAAAGGGGAAGTCCTCGCGCTGCATAAAATAAAAGAAAGGTATCCTGAGTATTATAATTTATCAGAATTTTAACTGAGACTGTTACTAATATAAATTTGGGTGAAGAATGGTATTCGCGTAGTTTGTTGGGTTTCAGTTTTAGTGGTTCGTAGTGAAGACAGTTTTTGTATTGACCGGCTGTTTTGAAAACAGCCGGTCAAATAATTTTCCTAATTCCCGGTACCCTCGCTTATAATTGCATTGAAACCGCATTCGGCTTCGCATGCACCGCAATCAGTACAGTTTTCATTTATCGCGTAATAATTGGTTCCATCTGGGTGGATGATTGCCTCAGAAGGACACGAACTTTGACATGCTCCGCAAAACTGGCATTCATTAGGATCGATTTTATGCATTTTTTCTCCTTTGGATTAACAATAATGATAAACTAGCTGTTTTAAGAGTGTTTATTTCGGTGTGAAATTTACACTTTACTACATTCTGGTGTCAAGACAAACATATACAGCCATATTTATTCGGGAGTTTGTTGTTTTCGATGAAAAGAAATGTATAAATGCGCAGAATGCTCAAGGTCGCGTTTTATCGTCAAGGGGCTTGCTCATGCTATTGATTACTTGGACTTGGAAGATTCTATGGATAAAAGTTCCGGATAACCATGCAGCACTTTCGCGCTTGCAGCCAGTCTCGTTTTAGTCGGACGTGTTTTACCAGTAACAAGCACCATCCTAAAAAAAGCAACTCGGAACAGTGAATCCTTGGCGATCAATTTGAACTGTATGCGAGTTTGGAAAAGCATAACTATATCCGCCAGGGACTGGTGGTTGGCCACCACTACATTATTCTTAATTAAATGCTGTAAAGGTAATCCCAGAAACCTAGTACATATGCCAGACCGCCAACCATGAAATGCGATATGCTGACGCCTACCAGGCATCTCTTTTGGGTATATAAATATCCCCAGTATAGTGAACAGACAAAGGATGCAAAGGCTAGTCCTACTGAAAGCTGGATATGCACCAGCCCGAAAAGAGCTGATGCTGTGATGATTGCCTGTATTGTGGCGTAGGGTTTGTCCAGCACAGATTCAATGGTAGTTTGTATCACTCCTCTGGCAATAAATTCCTGTAGAGCCGCAAGAGGAATATATACCAGTAAAATCAAATTAAAATTGTCCATTATAAACAATTCTTCACCCATTTTTTTAGACCAGAACATGATGAAAAAAACTTTAAGCAATATGAGTGCTCCGCAAGCTAAGAGTGTGCCGGGGAGCATGCGGCGGATGGATTCCACTGCCCCATCGATAGTCACCCCAAGTAACGAGAATGAAAAACCGCTTTTGCGGATGATAAAAATGCTTACCATCAGGAAAATTGCTTCAACAATTCTTGCTGAGTTTTTGCTTTCGTAATTGAGCTTGTCGGCAAGAAAGATCAGAAAAATGTATAGTGAAACGGAAAGGAACAGGCTTACAAAAATATTTGAAAACAGGTTATTCTTTTTTTTCTCTTCCAGTAGTTCGGCATTTCGAGATTTCAGACTTTCTATTGTTTTTTCTAGTACGAATTCTCTGGCTTCCAGTTTAACGGACATAAACCCAAGAGATTTCAGGAGCCGGACTTCTTCCTGCGTATAATTTTTGCTGTCCTGCATTTGATCCATCTCAACTGATTTGGAGTAGTCTCCCCGGATGACGGATGAGATGATTGCCTCGAGTTGTTTCAACAAACTTTTGTCCATCATCAACCTCGTATTTCAAATTTGGGACACTCGCAATAGTCCAGCATTGCTTGAGAAGACGGGAACCTACCGCAGTTGAAGTATTTCCAGAAGAGACTGCCATAACACAAACATCTATTACCGCATGTATCTAAAAAGCAGCAGGCTACAATGAATGTACAGCAGCGGTTACATTCTCCGCAGCTA is part of the Desulfovibrio gilichinskyi genome and encodes:
- a CDS encoding ATP-binding protein — protein: MHKIDPNECQFCGACQSSCPSEAIIHPDGTNYYAINENCTDCGACEAECGFNAIISEGTGN
- a CDS encoding CPBP family intramembrane glutamic endopeptidase, with protein sequence MDKSLLKQLEAIISSVIRGDYSKSVEMDQMQDSKNYTQEEVRLLKSLGFMSVKLEAREFVLEKTIESLKSRNAELLEEKKKNNLFSNIFVSLFLSVSLYIFLIFLADKLNYESKNSARIVEAIFLMVSIFIIRKSGFSFSLLGVTIDGAVESIRRMLPGTLLACGALILLKVFFIMFWSKKMGEELFIMDNFNLILLVYIPLAALQEFIARGVIQTTIESVLDKPYATIQAIITASALFGLVHIQLSVGLAFASFVCSLYWGYLYTQKRCLVGVSISHFMVGGLAYVLGFWDYLYSI